CGGCTGTTGTTCGGGCGGCATCTCCTCAATCAGGGCCGGTGGCGCGGAGGCCACGATCATGCCCGCCTCGGGCTCGTAGCTGACAGTCTCCGCGAAAGCCTCGTGGACCGGACCGCGAGTCAGGACCTCGACGTCCTCGTTCGACTCGACTTCGGTGGAAAGTGCCAGGGCTGCCGAGGGAAGCAGCATCCCACCCGCCGCCGTGAAGGCGAAGATGGTTCCCAGCATGGGAAAATATCGTGGTTTCATTGTGGTTCCTCCTTCTTCTTGATAAGGGATACCCGAGAGACGGCTTCGCCCGGGGATTCATTCAATCGCATTTCTCCGGCCAGCGTTCACCATCTTCCGGGGTCCTTTTGGTTCAGGGACTTGGGGGGTCATCCTTAAGGTTAGGAAAAGCGGACGGAATCGGAACCCTGCAAGTTCCGGGTGCGGAATGCAACCTTCACAACCGCCTTCATTTGCGACATTTTGCGCAGGTCTAATGAAGGTCGAAAAAGTCAAATATGTCCTCTGGGCCGCCGATTGGCAGCGCTGTCTCCGCTTTTATCGCGAGCTCTTTGGCGGCGTGGTCAGCTTCGAGTCCGAAGTCTGGAGCGAAATCGTCATCGCCGGCGCGACGATCGGTGTTCATGGCGGCGGGGAGGGGAAGCGCACCTGGACCGGCCTTTCCTTCCAGCTCGACGATCTGCGGGAAGGGATCCGCCGCCTGGCGGAGTGTGGTGGTGCCCTGACCAGCGAGCCCAATGATACCCCGGAGGACCCGCTGCACCTCGCCATGTGCATCGATCCCGAGGGGAACGAGTTCATGATGACCCAGCGCAGGCACTAATCGATCCCATCGCTCATTGAAGCGGTGCCAGCAGACGGGAAACACGCGAGGCCAAGCGGAAGTGGAAAGGCTTTTGATCCAGTTCCTCCTGGGTCATCAGCCGGCTCCGCTTGAAGTCTTCCTCCAGCATCGTCGCTACCTTTCCTGCGAAATCGCGGTTCTTGATCGCCATCGTGATCTCGAAGTTCAGGCGGAAGGAACGGTTGTCGAAATTGGCGGAACCCACACTGGAGAAATCATCGTCCATCAGCACCACCTTCTGGTGCATGAAGCCTTGGTTGTAGCGGTAGATCTTGATGTCCGTTCCCTGTACGTCCTTCAGGTAGGAATAGGCTGAAAAGTACACCAGCTTGTTGTCCGGTTGCTCCGGGATCAGCAGCCGCACATCCACTCCCCTCAAGGCCGCCAGTTGTAGCGCGGAAATGATCTGCTCGTCCGGGACGAAATAGGGACTCGCGATCCAGATCCGCCGTTCCGCGCTATTGATCGCGGAGAGGAAGAAGAGCGCACAGCTTTCCATCTTGTCCGCCGGTCCGGTCGGCAGGCAGAGGGCACTCACATCCGCGCCGGATTCGGAGGCGCTCGGCGTCCATGACAGCTCGTTCAGCACGGTCCCCGTTGCCCAATACCAATCCTCTCCGAAAGGCACCTGCAGCATCGCCGCCCCCGGGCCGCGGATGCGGAGATGGGTATCCCGCCAAGCCCCCAGCGTCGCATGCTGGCTCACGTATTCATTTCCCACGTTGAAGCCGCCCGTGAAGCCAGTCTTCCCATCCACCACCACGATTTTGCGGTGGTTCCGGAAGTTGAGCTGGAATTTCCTCCCATCGCGCCTGCTGGTGCTGAAGGCATGGATCTGCACGCCTGCGTCCCGCAGCTCACGGACGTACCCGCTTCCCAGCGAGAGGCTGCCGATTTCATCGTAGAGGAAATAGACCTTCACGCCAGTCGTCGTCTTCGCGATCAGCTTGTCCTTCAGCTTCCTCCCGAGTTCGTCATCCTTCACGATGTAGAACTGCACCAGCACGTACGACTGCGCCGCATCGATCGCCTCGAAGATCGAGTTGAAGGTCGCCTCGCCATCGATCAGCAGCTCGGCCTCGTTGCCGCGGGTGAAGGAAAGCCCCGCCAGCTTCTCCAGCATCTTGCCCATCGGCTTCTCGATCTCGGAGCGCAGCTCACGTTCTGTCAGCGCGTTTCTCAGCTTGTCCGAGACATACTGGAAGTCCGCCGCGCTTGAGCGCCGGGCCACCACGTATCCCTGGAGTTCGCTGTGGCCGAAGACCCAATACGCAGGCACCGCGCCATAGGGGAAAAGATTCAGTGAGAGAGCCCAGGCGATCGCTCCTTGGGAGGTCCGCGTTTCCATGATCGCCTCGATTGAGGTCAAGGCACCCGCCGTATGGGCCAAAACGACGAAGGCCGAGAGATAGCGCTTTTTCCGTTTCGCGAAGTAGCCCTTCACGCGACCGAACCGTGAAAGCGGGGAAGACTCCGGAGCGAGGGATAGTTCTGCGGTCATGGCGGAGAATGAGATCCTATCCATCCGCCCGATTTCCCCGGAAGACAAGCCGGCGATGATGGGAAGCTGATCTCAGGGCCGCTAGACGACCTTTCTCGCCAGCAGGCTCACCCGCTGCCAAGTCCAGCTCACCTTCTCGCCTGTTTCGATCTGCATCGCCTCGCGCACATGCGGGCTCGCCGTGGCAATCAGCTTCCTCACCTGCGTCCGGTTCTCTTCAGAAGTCGCCGCGGCGCTGAAATACCACTCCAGATCCGGCTGCAACATCGGCTGCAGTTCCGCCTGGATCACCGTAAAGCCTGCCTCCTCTGCCAGCCTCACCCACGTCGCCCGGTCTAACAGACGACCGTGGGACGGATCGCGCAGCTTCTCCACCTGATGCAGCCACTCCGCCGTCTCGGGATCGTCATCGTGCAGGCTTCCATCGATCACCATGAAATAGCCACCTGGCTCCAGCACCCGGTAGCTCTCCTGGATAAACCCCGCCACGTCGCTGAAATGATGCGGTGCCACGCGGCAACTCACGATGCGGAAGGAAGCATCGGGGAAAGGAATGCTCTCGGCAGGGAAAAGCACGGACTCCACCGCGAAGCCCTCCGCCTCGATCATCTTCCGAGCGTTCTCCAGCATCGCAGGGGCCAGGTCGCCGATGCACGGCACATAGCCCGCTTGCGCTAGCGCCAGAGCGGTGTGCCCGCCGCCGGTTGCGATATCCAGCGCGCGACCGTGCTTCTCGTCATCGGGGATGAGTTCCAGCAGCGCCGCCACGTCTCGCGTGTCCGCCAGGATGTGCTGCTTGCCATAGTTTCCCGCCTGCCGGTCGAATTGCGCGGCGGATCGCTGTTGTTGGGAATCCAAGGCCATGATCGTGCGGGAAAATCCGCAGCCAACATGGAACGCCTGTTTGGATCGCGCAAGGGCCGCAATTCGTCACCTTCCCGCTTGAACGCTGCGCTTTGTTTCGCTGGCATGGCTCGAAACCATGGTCTCTCTCCCCGATCCGGACCCATCGTCATCGGCCTCGCCTGAAATCCGCAGCGTCCTTGTGCTCGGTGGCGGCAGTGCCGGTCTTCTCGCCGCGCTCACCTTGAAGCGCATGCATCCATCTCTCGCGGTCACCGTCGTCCACAGCTCGGAGATCGGCACGATCGGAGTGGGGGAGGGGACCACCGCGGTCTTTCCCGCGCATCTCTTCGAGACCCTCGGGATCTCGAAGGAGGAATTCTACACCGAGGCACAGCCCACATGGAAGCAGGGCATCCGCTTCCTCTGGGGCCCGCGGGATGAATTCTTCTACGACTTCGAATTCCAGTATGACCAGCAGTTCCAAGGTCTTCCGAAGCCCACCGGCTACTATGCCCGCATGGAGTGCACGGATCTTTCCCAAGCCTGCGCGCTCATGCAGCGGAACAAGGCCTTCACCACCGGCCCCTTGGGCAAGCCGGTGATCAAGGGCCAGTACGCCTTCCACATCGAGAATCACCGCCTCGTCACTTGCCTCGAAACCATTGCACGCCGGAATGGCGTCGAGTTCGCCGATGACACGCTCGACCGCACCATGGCGGCCGATGGTCAGGTCACTGCACTGCATTTCAAAAGCGGCGAGATCCGCACGGCGGACCTCTACATTGATGCCTCAGGCTTCCGCGCCGAGCTCATCGGGAAGGCGCTGGAAGAACCCTTCAACAGCTTCTCCGGCAGCCTGTTCTGCGATCGCGCCGTGATCGGAGGTTGGGAGCGCACGGATGAGCCCATCGCACCCTACACCACGGCCGAGACCATGGATCATGGCTGGTGCTGGCAGATCGAGCACGAGACCTTTATCAATCGCGGCTATGTCTACAGCAGCCAGTTCGTCTCGGATGCAGATGCCGAAGCGGAGTTGCTTGCGAAGAATCCGAAGATCTCCACCACGCCGCGCATCGTGAAATTCCGCAGCGGCCGCTACGAACGGAACTGGGTCGGGAATGTCGTCGCGGTGGGAAATGCTTCCGGCTTCGTCGAACCCTTGGAAGCCACCGCGCTCGCCCAGATCATCTACGAGTCCCGCTGGCTCGCGGAATCGCTGCGCCGTACCGCGGGTAAGCCGGATGACGCCATGCGCGCCTCCTACAATCGCATCGTCGGCATCGCCTGGGATGAGATCCGCGATTTCCTGGCCTTCCACTACAAGTTCAATACCCGCCTCGAAACTCCCTTCTGGAAGCACTGCCGGGAGAACACCAGCCTGGGCAACTACGAAGACCTCTACCGCCTCTACCGCGAACTGGGGCCGAACCCCGCCCTCCTTGCCCAGGCCCTTCCCGCACGCCCGAATATCTACGGGGTGGAAGGCTTCCTCGCCATGCTGGTCGGCATGCAGGTCCACTACGACCGCCTGCACCTCGCCAGCGGTGGAGAGATGGACACCTTCAACAGGCACCGGCAGGGCATCGCCGCAAAGGCGAAGAACGGCCTCAGCGTCCGTGAGGCTCTTGATGCGATCCGCCGTCCCTCCTGGCAATGGACCTGAACCCTTTTCCGCGCATGTACCCATCTCCCATCCATCACATGCTCGTCGCCGGATCCGGCACCGATGCTTTCATTGCTGCCGCGACGCTGAAGCGCGCCTACCCGGGCATCAATGTCACCCTGCTCCGCGATCCCGGCTCAGCTCCGGAGGATCCCGCCGGTGAAAGTACGGCGCCTGCCGTACTCCAGTACCTCTGCAACAACGTGGGCCTCCACGGCTCCGACATCCACCTGCATGCGCGGCCGATCTGGAATCTCGGCTTCCGCTGCCAGTGGGGCGCGCGGGGGACTTTCTTCCGTTCCTTCGATGCGCCTTTCGCCACCGGCATGCGGGGCTTCCGCACGGAGCCCGGCTACCTCGCGGCGGACGTGGGCTTGGACAATTGCTCGTTGGCGATGTCCTTGATGGCTGCCGGGAAGCTCTTTCCGAAGGACGGCAATCATGGCTTCAAGCCGATCGAGCACGTCACCGGGCTCAATCTCCGCCCGGAGCCTCTGAATGGGCTCCTGCTCCGTGCCTGCCAGACGCTTGGCGTGAGCATCC
This portion of the Luteolibacter luteus genome encodes:
- a CDS encoding VOC family protein; amino-acid sequence: MKVEKVKYVLWAADWQRCLRFYRELFGGVVSFESEVWSEIVIAGATIGVHGGGEGKRTWTGLSFQLDDLREGIRRLAECGGALTSEPNDTPEDPLHLAMCIDPEGNEFMMTQRRH
- the cls gene encoding cardiolipin synthase, with the protein product MTAELSLAPESSPLSRFGRVKGYFAKRKKRYLSAFVVLAHTAGALTSIEAIMETRTSQGAIAWALSLNLFPYGAVPAYWVFGHSELQGYVVARRSSAADFQYVSDKLRNALTERELRSEIEKPMGKMLEKLAGLSFTRGNEAELLIDGEATFNSIFEAIDAAQSYVLVQFYIVKDDELGRKLKDKLIAKTTTGVKVYFLYDEIGSLSLGSGYVRELRDAGVQIHAFSTSRRDGRKFQLNFRNHRKIVVVDGKTGFTGGFNVGNEYVSQHATLGAWRDTHLRIRGPGAAMLQVPFGEDWYWATGTVLNELSWTPSASESGADVSALCLPTGPADKMESCALFFLSAINSAERRIWIASPYFVPDEQIISALQLAALRGVDVRLLIPEQPDNKLVYFSAYSYLKDVQGTDIKIYRYNQGFMHQKVVLMDDDFSSVGSANFDNRSFRLNFEITMAIKNRDFAGKVATMLEEDFKRSRLMTQEELDQKPFHFRLASRVSRLLAPLQ
- a CDS encoding class I SAM-dependent methyltransferase gives rise to the protein MALDSQQQRSAAQFDRQAGNYGKQHILADTRDVAALLELIPDDEKHGRALDIATGGGHTALALAQAGYVPCIGDLAPAMLENARKMIEAEGFAVESVLFPAESIPFPDASFRIVSCRVAPHHFSDVAGFIQESYRVLEPGGYFMVIDGSLHDDDPETAEWLHQVEKLRDPSHGRLLDRATWVRLAEEAGFTVIQAELQPMLQPDLEWYFSAAATSEENRTQVRKLIATASPHVREAMQIETGEKVSWTWQRVSLLARKVV
- a CDS encoding tryptophan halogenase family protein; protein product: MVSLPDPDPSSSASPEIRSVLVLGGGSAGLLAALTLKRMHPSLAVTVVHSSEIGTIGVGEGTTAVFPAHLFETLGISKEEFYTEAQPTWKQGIRFLWGPRDEFFYDFEFQYDQQFQGLPKPTGYYARMECTDLSQACALMQRNKAFTTGPLGKPVIKGQYAFHIENHRLVTCLETIARRNGVEFADDTLDRTMAADGQVTALHFKSGEIRTADLYIDASGFRAELIGKALEEPFNSFSGSLFCDRAVIGGWERTDEPIAPYTTAETMDHGWCWQIEHETFINRGYVYSSQFVSDADAEAELLAKNPKISTTPRIVKFRSGRYERNWVGNVVAVGNASGFVEPLEATALAQIIYESRWLAESLRRTAGKPDDAMRASYNRIVGIAWDEIRDFLAFHYKFNTRLETPFWKHCRENTSLGNYEDLYRLYRELGPNPALLAQALPARPNIYGVEGFLAMLVGMQVHYDRLHLASGGEMDTFNRHRQGIAAKAKNGLSVREALDAIRRPSWQWT